From a single Bacillus pumilus genomic region:
- a CDS encoding non-ribosomal peptide synthetase, which yields MSSFKRDQVQDMYYLSPMQEGMLFHTLHHQEKGFYVEQMDMNVKGTLRQDLLEKSMNVIVERYDIFRTVFLHEKVKRPVQVVLKKRPFTLDVVDMQDLSEDEQLEHIETFKQQDQLRGFDLSKDSLMRASVFQTGPASYRWIWSYHHILLDGWCFGLVVQELFAIYHALLHDVPYKLEPVKPYKEYIQWLEKQDKQASLQYWQQSLAGFDGQSTFKEQRKQTNEHELGEIEWSMSKEETAALSELAYQQNATLSSVLQSVWSILLSRYQRSNDVLFGTVVSGRPADLAGVDRMVGLFINVIPRRIQLTDDITFRSLLSETQQQSLAAEPHQYIPIYDIQAKTGQQPLLDHIVVFENVPAAKKDEQEGRLGFTVENMNVHEKSNYDLNLLASPGEQMQLKLAFNKKAFDSQFVHRLKEQLSLLMKEAIKHPDQSIHTLTLVTKQEKQLILEEWNAPELEHDQLYLSKWFEHNVRKQPNAVALSAGEHTMTYAELNEQANRLARHLQKNGAKHQTVIAILADRTPELIVSLLAVLKAGAIYVPIDPDYPENRIQYMLKDSGATHLLTHSSFIGQTKALAFDGAYLFADDQEISLMSSDNLPLEAGLHDTAYIMYTSGTTGQPKGIMTTHSNIARVVKNTNYLTIAETDTLLSLSNSVFDGFTFDVYGALLNGAKLVLPKKETILDMCELTELIKRESISVMFVPTALFNLLVDEETDWMRSVRKVLLGGERASVHHVRKAFAVMGKGRLINVYGPTESTVFATYYPVDEDLPIETRSIPIGKPLNQTGAYILSQHGQLQPIGMIGELCLSGKGLAKGYLNRPDLTKQAFITHPFAAGERLYRTGDLAYFREDGLIEYAGRVDDQVKIRGHRIELTEIEAHLLMHPGVKQAAIIADRHNTQHTRLLAYMTCEEEWKDQLDVIKSGLKEKLPAYMQPHELIRLEKMPLTPNGKVDKRQLPKPEAPQGNRHVKLPVNEVEQKLLVMWREVLERDDISTDDHFFELGGHSLKAMSLLSKVSKEFDVQVPIHLLFETPTIEAIGRYIQQQDDQEAAGYLVFNESQTSTVFALPPLPGYGFIYQEAAKTLHSVRLIAFDFIEADHRMKEYVQYIQHLQPEGPLTLMGYSGGCYLAFELVQLLEQAGRTVEKVIMIDSYKKIGESDLEGRSIDDDIAAIVHQSKQSELAQAELVQEALAQKTRAYYETFVKGVNQGEIQADIDFIQSEEHIAIPEWMENWEAATTGAYRQYQGYGQHADMFKNKACAAQNAQLIQKIIHQKNREAVL from the coding sequence ATGAGTTCATTTAAAAGGGATCAAGTTCAAGACATGTATTATCTGTCACCAATGCAAGAAGGAATGCTGTTTCATACCCTCCATCACCAAGAAAAGGGCTTTTATGTAGAGCAAATGGATATGAACGTAAAGGGCACACTGCGTCAAGACTTATTGGAGAAAAGCATGAATGTCATCGTGGAGCGGTACGATATTTTTCGTACCGTGTTTCTCCACGAAAAAGTGAAACGCCCTGTCCAAGTGGTACTGAAGAAACGTCCTTTTACACTTGATGTGGTGGACATGCAGGATCTTTCTGAAGACGAACAGCTTGAACATATTGAGACATTTAAACAACAGGATCAGCTGAGAGGATTTGATCTCTCGAAGGATTCTCTCATGCGGGCATCTGTTTTCCAAACAGGTCCTGCCAGCTATCGCTGGATCTGGAGCTATCACCATATCCTTCTTGATGGCTGGTGTTTTGGGCTTGTGGTGCAGGAGTTATTTGCGATTTATCATGCACTTTTGCACGATGTCCCTTACAAGCTGGAACCAGTCAAACCATACAAAGAATATATTCAATGGCTGGAAAAACAAGATAAACAAGCATCACTTCAATACTGGCAGCAATCATTAGCTGGTTTTGATGGACAATCGACCTTTAAAGAGCAGAGAAAGCAGACGAATGAACATGAATTAGGCGAAATCGAATGGTCGATGAGCAAAGAAGAAACGGCTGCTTTATCAGAGTTAGCGTATCAGCAAAATGCGACGTTAAGCAGTGTGCTTCAATCGGTCTGGTCGATTCTGCTGAGCAGGTATCAGCGTTCAAATGATGTCCTGTTTGGCACGGTTGTATCGGGGCGTCCGGCAGATTTGGCTGGTGTTGACAGAATGGTTGGCTTGTTCATCAATGTCATCCCAAGGAGAATTCAGCTGACAGATGACATCACATTCCGTTCTCTTCTGTCAGAAACACAGCAGCAGTCTCTTGCAGCCGAACCGCACCAATATATTCCGATCTATGATATTCAGGCAAAGACAGGTCAGCAGCCACTCCTTGATCATATTGTCGTGTTTGAAAATGTCCCAGCCGCAAAGAAAGACGAGCAAGAGGGACGATTAGGGTTTACTGTGGAAAACATGAATGTCCATGAAAAATCGAACTATGATCTCAATTTGCTGGCATCACCCGGAGAACAAATGCAATTAAAACTTGCCTTTAACAAAAAAGCGTTTGATTCTCAATTTGTCCACCGGTTAAAGGAGCAGCTGAGTCTATTGATGAAAGAGGCGATCAAGCATCCTGATCAATCAATTCATACCCTCACACTCGTCACGAAACAGGAAAAGCAGCTGATTCTTGAAGAATGGAATGCACCTGAGCTTGAGCATGACCAGCTGTATTTGTCGAAATGGTTTGAGCATAATGTCCGCAAACAGCCGAATGCAGTGGCATTATCAGCAGGTGAGCACACGATGACATATGCGGAGCTGAATGAACAAGCCAATCGATTGGCAAGGCATTTGCAAAAAAATGGAGCCAAGCATCAAACAGTCATTGCCATTTTAGCTGACCGCACGCCTGAACTGATTGTTAGCCTGCTGGCTGTCTTAAAAGCCGGTGCAATCTATGTGCCAATCGATCCCGATTATCCAGAAAACCGTATTCAATACATGCTGAAAGACAGCGGGGCGACGCATCTTCTGACTCACTCATCCTTTATTGGTCAGACGAAGGCCCTTGCGTTTGATGGCGCGTATCTGTTTGCAGATGATCAGGAAATTTCACTGATGAGCTCAGATAATCTGCCACTTGAAGCAGGTTTACACGATACGGCATACATCATGTATACATCTGGGACAACGGGTCAGCCAAAAGGCATCATGACGACCCATTCCAATATTGCCCGGGTAGTCAAAAATACGAACTACTTAACCATTGCAGAAACAGATACACTGCTGTCACTATCCAACAGCGTATTTGATGGTTTCACATTTGATGTATATGGCGCACTTTTAAACGGTGCGAAGCTGGTTCTGCCGAAAAAAGAAACCATTTTAGACATGTGCGAGCTGACGGAGCTGATTAAAAGGGAAAGCATTTCTGTCATGTTTGTTCCGACGGCATTATTTAATCTCCTTGTTGATGAAGAAACTGACTGGATGCGCAGTGTGCGTAAGGTGCTGCTTGGAGGAGAACGGGCATCGGTACATCATGTGAGAAAAGCCTTTGCGGTCATGGGGAAAGGCAGACTCATCAATGTCTACGGCCCAACCGAATCGACTGTTTTCGCCACCTATTATCCAGTAGATGAGGATCTGCCGATAGAGACGCGTTCGATTCCAATCGGAAAGCCGCTCAACCAGACAGGGGCTTATATATTGAGCCAGCACGGACAACTTCAGCCGATTGGCATGATCGGAGAGCTTTGTCTAAGCGGCAAAGGGCTTGCGAAAGGGTATTTGAATCGTCCTGATCTGACAAAACAAGCTTTTATCACGCATCCATTTGCTGCGGGAGAAAGGCTGTACCGTACAGGAGACTTGGCTTATTTTCGAGAAGACGGCTTGATTGAGTATGCGGGCAGAGTGGATGATCAGGTGAAAATTCGCGGTCATCGAATTGAGCTGACAGAAATTGAAGCTCACCTTCTCATGCATCCAGGCGTAAAACAAGCTGCGATTATAGCTGATCGGCATAACACGCAGCATACAAGGCTGCTCGCCTATATGACGTGTGAGGAAGAGTGGAAGGATCAACTTGATGTGATCAAGTCAGGGCTGAAGGAAAAGCTTCCAGCTTACATGCAGCCACATGAGCTGATCAGACTTGAGAAAATGCCGCTTACGCCAAATGGAAAGGTTGATAAACGTCAGCTGCCAAAGCCAGAGGCCCCTCAAGGAAACCGTCATGTGAAGCTCCCGGTAAATGAAGTAGAACAAAAGCTGCTTGTGATGTGGCGGGAAGTGCTTGAACGAGATGATATCAGCACAGATGACCATTTCTTTGAGCTTGGCGGGCATTCATTAAAAGCGATGTCGCTTTTGTCCAAAGTGTCGAAGGAATTCGATGTGCAGGTGCCGATACACTTGTTGTTTGAGACGCCTACAATTGAAGCAATCGGCCGTTACATTCAGCAACAGGATGATCAGGAAGCCGCCGGCTATCTTGTATTCAATGAATCTCAAACTTCAACAGTCTTTGCGCTTCCGCCATTACCCGGCTACGGATTTATTTATCAGGAAGCTGCAAAAACGCTTCATAGTGTTCGTTTGATCGCCTTTGACTTTATTGAAGCTGATCACCGAATGAAGGAATACGTTCAGTATATCCAGCACCTTCAGCCTGAAGGACCGTTAACTTTGATGGGTTACTCTGGCGGCTGCTACCTAGCCTTTGAGCTTGTTCAATTGCTCGAACAAGCAGGGCGGACCGTCGAAAAGGTCATCATGATCGATTCCTATAAGAAAATAGGAGAAAGTGATTTAGAAGGTCGTTCCATTGATGACGATATAGCAGCGATTGTCCATCAATCGAAGCAAAGTGAACTTGCTCAAGCAGAGCTCGTCCAAGAAGCGCTTGCTCAAAAAACACGGGCCTACTATGAAACATTTGTTAAGGGGGTGAATCAAGGAGAGATACAAGCGGACATTGATTTCATTCAATCCGAAGAGCACATCGCCATACCAGAGTGGATGGAAAACTGGGAAGCTGCGACGACCGGTGCTTATCGCCAATATCAGGGCTATGGTCAGCACGCTGACATGTTTAAAAACAAAGCATGTGCCGCTCAAAATGCACAGTTGATCCAAAAGATCATCCATCAAAAAAATAGAGAAGCAGTCTTGTGA